One region of Mucilaginibacter gotjawali genomic DNA includes:
- a CDS encoding efflux RND transporter permease subunit: MKNGFAGNIAKAFLQSKLTILLMIAFLLIGGYSTFLIPREEEPQIQVPMADIFIGYPGAEPKDVETKVSAPMEKIISNVKGVEYVYSTSMKGQAMIIVQFYVGEDVERSLVKLYSELMKNLDKMPQGVTLPMIKTRAIDDVPVLGLTLWSDKYSDYQLKQIGQELTGEIKKISDVSDINIIGGRNTEIKVLLDKNKMAENHVDFLSVSKMIQGGNMQLQGGELLQRDTAFSVETGNFLATVDDVANLIVGTNQQQPVYLKQIAKVEEGPESPNQYVLFGYGKADATHAKVFRSNYPAVTLSVAKKKGADAMQLSDQILKKVELLKKDLLPNDVHLSVTRNYGETASDKVSELLFHLFIAIVVVTVFVMLAMGWRGGLVVFLSVPVTFALTLFAYYFMHYTLNRITLFALVFITGIVVDDSIIIAENMHRHFKMKKLPPLQAAIYAINEVGNPTILATFTVIAAVLPMAFVSGMMGPYMSPMPIGASIAMMLSLIVALTLTPYLGYIFLREKEKKGIGHEETKPRTLEQTGIYKIYSAFIKPMLETRWKRWTFILSIVVVLFASLSMFYTKAVAVKMLPFDNKNEFQVVVDMPAGTTLEKTQAVTKDIADYVSRQPLVMNYESYIGTSAPISFNGLVRHYDLRRGDNVADIQVNLVDKKDRSLQSHAIAKQMRGPIQAIAKKYNANVKIVEVPPGPPVLSTLVAEIYGPDYQQQINIAKQVKDLFNKTPDVVDVDWMVEADQPEYHIEVNKDKAMRYGIATAQVAATVNAALSGMAVGNLSEPASYKQTAIKLQLNDADKSSLDDILDLKIANLQGNTVPIKDLVTVTKQIRQKSIYRKNQKEVVYVLADMAGNLESPSYAISDVSDHLKNIKVPKSFTLTEEYTHQPVMEDNYSLKWDGEWQITFEVFRDLGIAFAVVILMIYILIVGWFQNFTVPLVMLAAIPLSLVGIILGHWMLGAYFTATSMIGFIALAGVMVRNSVLLIDFINIRLREGIPLKQSIIEAGAVRTTPILLTAGAVALGAVIILFDPIFQGLAISLMGGTITSTFLTLLVVPLLYYKMMRKNILNKNKPI; the protein is encoded by the coding sequence ATGAAGAACGGATTTGCAGGAAATATAGCAAAGGCTTTTTTACAGTCGAAATTAACCATATTGCTGATGATCGCCTTTTTACTGATAGGCGGGTACAGCACATTTTTAATTCCGAGGGAAGAAGAGCCGCAGATACAGGTGCCGATGGCCGATATTTTTATTGGCTATCCGGGTGCTGAACCAAAGGATGTGGAAACGAAAGTATCCGCGCCAATGGAGAAAATCATCTCGAACGTAAAAGGGGTAGAGTATGTTTATTCCACCTCCATGAAGGGACAGGCGATGATCATTGTACAGTTTTATGTCGGCGAAGATGTAGAGCGCTCATTGGTAAAGCTTTACAGCGAGCTGATGAAAAACTTGGACAAAATGCCGCAGGGCGTTACCCTGCCCATGATAAAAACACGCGCTATTGATGATGTGCCCGTTTTAGGCCTTACCCTGTGGAGCGATAAATACAGCGATTACCAGCTGAAACAGATTGGCCAGGAGCTGACAGGCGAAATTAAAAAGATCAGTGATGTATCGGATATCAACATTATTGGCGGGCGCAATACCGAGATAAAAGTATTGCTGGATAAAAATAAGATGGCTGAAAATCATGTTGATTTTTTATCGGTCAGCAAAATGATCCAGGGCGGCAATATGCAGCTGCAGGGCGGCGAACTGCTGCAAAGGGATACCGCATTTTCGGTAGAGACCGGCAACTTTTTAGCTACGGTGGATGATGTGGCCAACCTGATTGTGGGTACCAACCAGCAGCAGCCTGTTTATTTAAAGCAAATAGCGAAAGTGGAGGAGGGCCCTGAATCGCCCAACCAATACGTGCTGTTTGGTTATGGCAAAGCCGATGCCACGCACGCCAAAGTATTCAGGTCAAATTACCCGGCAGTTACGCTTTCGGTCGCCAAGAAGAAAGGTGCGGATGCCATGCAGCTGTCTGACCAGATCCTTAAAAAAGTCGAATTGTTAAAAAAAGATCTGCTGCCTAACGATGTACACCTGAGCGTTACCCGCAACTATGGTGAAACAGCATCAGACAAGGTATCTGAACTGCTGTTCCACCTGTTTATAGCTATTGTGGTAGTAACGGTGTTTGTAATGCTGGCGATGGGTTGGCGCGGCGGGCTGGTGGTATTTTTATCGGTACCGGTAACCTTTGCACTTACCCTGTTTGCGTATTATTTTATGCATTACACGCTCAACCGCATCACGCTGTTTGCACTGGTATTTATAACGGGTATAGTGGTTGATGATTCTATCATCATTGCCGAAAACATGCACCGGCATTTTAAAATGAAGAAGCTGCCACCGTTGCAAGCGGCTATATATGCCATTAACGAAGTGGGCAACCCCACTATCCTGGCAACCTTTACGGTTATTGCGGCCGTATTGCCAATGGCCTTTGTTTCGGGCATGATGGGGCCATACATGAGCCCGATGCCTATCGGGGCATCCATCGCCATGATGTTATCGCTGATCGTTGCTTTAACGCTTACACCTTACCTGGGTTATATTTTCCTGCGGGAAAAAGAAAAGAAAGGTATCGGCCATGAAGAAACCAAGCCACGCACGCTTGAGCAAACCGGCATTTATAAGATCTACAGCGCCTTCATCAAACCGATGCTGGAAACCCGCTGGAAACGCTGGACATTTATTTTGAGTATCGTGGTGGTTCTTTTCGCATCGCTATCTATGTTTTATACCAAGGCGGTTGCGGTAAAAATGCTGCCATTTGATAACAAGAACGAGTTCCAGGTGGTGGTGGATATGCCGGCCGGTACTACGCTGGAGAAAACCCAGGCGGTGACCAAAGATATTGCCGACTATGTTTCGCGGCAGCCGTTGGTGATGAATTATGAATCTTATATCGGTACTTCGGCCCCCATCAGCTTTAACGGGCTGGTAAGGCACTATGATTTGCGCCGTGGGGATAACGTGGCCGATATACAGGTGAACCTGGTTGATAAAAAAGACCGCAGCCTGCAAAGCCATGCTATAGCCAAACAAATGCGCGGCCCAATACAGGCCATCGCCAAAAAATACAATGCCAATGTTAAAATTGTGGAAGTGCCGCCTGGCCCTCCCGTGCTGTCAACCCTTGTCGCTGAGATTTACGGCCCGGATTATCAACAGCAAATAAATATTGCCAAACAGGTAAAAGACCTGTTTAATAAAACCCCCGATGTGGTGGATGTTGACTGGATGGTTGAAGCCGACCAGCCCGAGTACCACATCGAAGTAAATAAAGATAAAGCGATGCGTTATGGCATCGCCACCGCGCAGGTAGCAGCAACAGTAAACGCCGCTTTGTCGGGTATGGCGGTTGGTAATTTATCGGAGCCAGCATCGTATAAGCAAACTGCAATCAAACTGCAATTAAACGATGCCGATAAATCAAGCCTTGATGATATCCTTGATCTGAAGATCGCCAACTTGCAGGGCAATACGGTGCCAATAAAGGACCTGGTAACAGTTACCAAACAGATCCGCCAGAAAAGCATCTACCGCAAAAACCAAAAGGAAGTGGTTTATGTGCTGGCAGATATGGCCGGGAACCTGGAAAGTCCTTCGTATGCGATATCAGATGTGTCGGATCATTTGAAGAATATTAAAGTACCTAAAAGTTTTACCTTAACTGAAGAGTATACCCACCAGCCGGTGATGGAAGACAATTACAGCCTGAAATGGGATGGCGAATGGCAGATCACCTTCGAGGTATTCCGCGACCTGGGTATCGCTTTCGCGGTGGTTATCCTGATGATCTATATCCTCATTGTGGGCTGGTTCCAGAACTTTACGGTGCCCTTGGTGATGCTGGCGGCTATTCCTTTATCGCTGGTGGGTATTATCCTGGGTCATTGGATGCTTGGCGCTTATTTTACTGCCACCAGCATGATCGGCTTCATCGCGCTGGCCGGGGTAATGGTGCGCAACTCGGTGCTGCTGATCGATTTTATCAATATCCGCTTACGGGAAGGTATCCCGTTAAAACAATCTATTATTGAGGCAGGCGCAGTACGTACCACTCCGATATTATTAACCGCAGGCGCTGTTGCCCTGGGCGCGGTAATTATTTTGTTCGACCCGATCTTCCAGGGCCTGGCCATCTCGTTAATGGGCGGTACCATCACTTCCACCTTTTTAACGCTGCTGGTGGTTCCTTTGCTTTATTATAAAATGATGCGTAAAAATATCCTGAACAAAAATAAACCGATATAA
- a CDS encoding efflux RND transporter periplasmic adaptor subunit, whose translation MSKTINLNRALQLLTGIGIVILSSCSSKQKSEATVNADSAIMVSIAIPAAGQAQSINVSGQVEASQSATISTRVMGYITKLDVKIGDHVNKGQLLGTISNDDIKAKRAQADAQIAQAETAYKNAQKDYDRFTVLYQQQSASAKEMDNIAMQLSAAKAGLESARQMRNEATAMLSYTSLTAPFEGIITQKTLDDGSMANPGMPILTIERKGSYQVSASVPESAVGQVKQGSTALISISAINKTIKGTIAQVNQSSAYTGGQYIIKVTIPDDEKTGLYAGMYANVGIPVKQPATATIGSDQVMVPLACIEHKDELTGLYTIGNNNTAMLRWVRLGKVYGDKVEVLSGLAADEQFIVSADGKLFNGEPVKIK comes from the coding sequence ATGAGCAAAACGATAAATTTAAACAGGGCCCTACAATTGTTAACAGGTATTGGTATCGTCATCCTTAGTTCCTGTTCATCGAAACAGAAAAGCGAGGCCACTGTAAATGCTGATTCGGCCATTATGGTAAGCATAGCCATTCCTGCGGCGGGCCAGGCGCAAAGCATCAATGTAAGCGGGCAGGTGGAGGCCTCACAGTCGGCCACGATAAGCACCCGGGTAATGGGCTACATTACCAAACTGGATGTAAAAATTGGCGACCATGTAAACAAGGGCCAGTTGCTGGGCACCATCAGCAATGATGACATTAAGGCCAAACGGGCGCAGGCAGATGCACAAATAGCACAGGCCGAAACCGCCTATAAAAATGCGCAAAAAGATTACGACCGCTTTACCGTATTGTACCAGCAGCAAAGTGCCTCTGCTAAAGAGATGGATAACATAGCCATGCAACTTAGCGCAGCCAAAGCTGGCCTTGAATCGGCCAGGCAAATGCGTAACGAAGCCACCGCAATGCTGAGCTATACCAGTTTAACCGCGCCTTTTGAAGGTATCATTACCCAAAAAACATTGGATGACGGCAGCATGGCCAATCCCGGTATGCCGATTTTAACCATTGAGCGCAAGGGCAGCTACCAGGTCAGCGCCTCCGTTCCTGAAAGCGCCGTCGGGCAGGTAAAACAGGGCAGCACCGCATTAATCAGCATTTCGGCGATCAACAAAACTATTAAAGGCACCATAGCACAGGTAAACCAGAGTTCAGCCTACACCGGCGGGCAATACATCATCAAAGTTACCATCCCCGATGATGAAAAAACCGGCCTTTACGCGGGCATGTATGCCAATGTAGGCATCCCGGTAAAACAACCCGCAACAGCAACCATCGGCAGCGACCAGGTAATGGTGCCGCTTGCCTGTATTGAGCATAAGGATGAACTGACAGGCTTATACACGATCGGCAATAACAATACCGCCATGTTAAGATGGGTGCGCCTGGGTAAAGTTTATGGCGATAAGGTTGAAGTGCTGAGCGGCCTCGCCGCTGACGAGCAGTTTATAGTAAGCGCCGATGGCAAATTGTTTAATGGCGAACCTGTAAAAATTAAATAG
- a CDS encoding dipeptide epimerase, whose protein sequence is MKLTYQPFELLLRHTFTIAKFSRTSTPVMLIKVEHEGQTGYGEASMVPYMGESYETANAFLKKVDANQFKYPFDFEAIIAYLDSIAPGNPAIKAGIDIALHDLDGKLQQKTCWQILGSDPAKMPLTSFTIGIDTPEVIVQKVKENPDCKIIKVKLGRDSDKELIRTIRSVTDLPLFVDANQGWTDLEKSLDMCHWLHEQGVLLIEQPMLKTDPDSNAWLTERSPIPLIGDEAVQRLPDVEKAKGIYHGINIKLMKSAGMYEAHQMILRARELGLKVMIGCMSETSCATLAAAALAPQCDWADLDGPFLTSNNPYQLPEFVEGKWVLNYEPGLGLKNN, encoded by the coding sequence ATGAAACTGACTTACCAACCCTTCGAACTGCTGCTGCGGCATACCTTTACCATCGCCAAATTTTCGCGTACTTCAACCCCCGTAATGTTGATAAAAGTAGAGCATGAGGGGCAAACCGGTTACGGTGAAGCGTCTATGGTGCCTTATATGGGCGAGAGTTATGAAACTGCCAACGCGTTTTTAAAAAAGGTTGATGCCAACCAGTTTAAATACCCTTTTGATTTTGAGGCGATCATTGCCTACCTGGACAGCATCGCCCCCGGCAACCCGGCCATTAAAGCCGGTATCGATATCGCCCTGCACGACCTGGACGGCAAGCTGCAACAAAAAACCTGCTGGCAAATCCTGGGCAGCGACCCAGCCAAAATGCCCTTAACCAGTTTCACCATTGGTATTGATACGCCGGAAGTGATCGTGCAAAAAGTAAAGGAAAACCCGGATTGTAAGATCATTAAAGTAAAACTGGGCCGCGACAGTGATAAAGAACTCATCAGAACCATCCGATCGGTAACCGACCTGCCGCTGTTTGTGGACGCCAACCAGGGCTGGACGGATCTGGAAAAAAGCCTGGATATGTGCCACTGGTTGCATGAGCAGGGTGTTTTACTGATAGAGCAACCCATGCTAAAAACCGACCCGGACAGTAACGCATGGCTCACCGAGCGCAGCCCCATCCCGCTTATCGGCGATGAAGCTGTACAGCGTTTGCCGGATGTGGAAAAGGCCAAAGGTATTTACCACGGCATCAATATAAAGCTAATGAAATCTGCAGGGATGTACGAGGCGCACCAGATGATATTAAGAGCAAGGGAACTGGGTTTAAAAGTAATGATCGGCTGCATGAGCGAAACCAGCTGCGCCACCCTCGCCGCAGCCGCCCTGGCCCCCCAATGCGATTGGGCCGATTTGGACGGCCCGTTTTTAACAAGTAATAATCCCTACCAGTTGCCCGAATTTGTAGAAGGGAAGTGGGTGTTGAACTATGAGCCGGGGTTGGGATTAAAAAATAATTGA
- a CDS encoding YgaP family membrane protein, translating to MINRIVHAVAGALILASFALAVFVDINWMWLGIFVGANLLQSAFTNFCPLERILIAFGVGGQKNSVEAAK from the coding sequence ATGATAAATAGAATCGTACATGCCGTAGCCGGCGCCTTAATTTTAGCCAGTTTTGCTTTAGCTGTTTTTGTCGATATCAACTGGATGTGGCTCGGTATTTTTGTTGGCGCTAATTTATTGCAGTCGGCCTTTACCAATTTTTGTCCCCTTGAAAGAATATTGATCGCGTTTGGTGTTGGCGGACAGAAAAACTCCGTTGAAGCAGCTAAATAA
- a CDS encoding TolC family protein, translated as MSSKTYFISIAVAGSIILSLFAGKVSAQDTVKTLSLTDAISATLNNNHAIQLAKLDENIAASNYKTTEAVFLPQVGVSYTAMGTNDPLNAFGFKLQQRSITQADFNPQLLNHPNGTADFNAKLEVQQPILNMDMLYMRKGAQKQTEVYQYKTQRTKEYLIFEVQKAYLQLQLAYDAVGVLTEAEKTAQSVYGFTDNHYKQGLIQKSDLLNAQVQVTTVQSSLEKAQSNIRNASDYLSLLMGQKAGITYKIEAPQEIAGNADTSQKIAPGRADFMAMQKAIEASDLMIKSSRMSYLPKLNAFGNFQYNDNRLTGFGANAYFVGAQLSWDVFKGNKTKNTIATQKLERDKLSEQLAQQKDQGQLELNKAYRDQSDAQFEIRQDKAAVEQAAEALRILQNRYQQGLVNTTDILMAQTQLSQQKFALAQAQFSLNLTRAYIQLLTTSTTK; from the coding sequence ATGAGCAGCAAAACTTATTTTATTTCGATAGCCGTTGCGGGATCCATCATCCTAAGCTTGTTTGCCGGGAAGGTTTCGGCACAGGATACCGTTAAAACCTTAAGCTTAACCGATGCTATATCGGCTACCTTAAATAATAACCATGCCATACAGCTGGCCAAACTGGACGAAAATATCGCGGCATCAAATTACAAAACAACCGAAGCCGTGTTTTTGCCGCAGGTAGGCGTATCCTACACCGCCATGGGCACTAATGACCCGCTGAACGCCTTCGGGTTTAAATTGCAGCAACGTTCTATCACGCAAGCTGATTTTAACCCGCAATTACTTAACCACCCCAACGGCACTGCCGATTTTAACGCCAAACTGGAAGTACAGCAACCCATACTGAATATGGATATGCTGTACATGCGCAAAGGCGCCCAAAAGCAAACTGAAGTTTACCAGTACAAAACACAGCGCACCAAAGAGTACCTGATCTTCGAGGTGCAAAAGGCTTACCTGCAATTGCAGCTGGCTTATGATGCGGTTGGTGTGTTAACCGAAGCTGAAAAAACGGCACAATCGGTTTACGGGTTTACAGATAACCATTACAAGCAGGGGCTGATCCAGAAATCGGACCTGTTAAACGCGCAGGTGCAGGTTACTACCGTGCAAAGCAGCCTGGAGAAAGCCCAAAGCAATATCCGCAATGCGAGCGACTATTTGAGCTTGCTAATGGGCCAAAAGGCAGGCATCACCTATAAAATTGAAGCGCCGCAGGAGATTGCAGGCAATGCAGATACTAGCCAGAAGATAGCGCCCGGCCGTGCTGATTTTATGGCTATGCAAAAGGCTATTGAAGCATCGGACCTGATGATTAAATCGAGCCGGATGAGTTACCTGCCCAAACTGAACGCCTTCGGTAATTTTCAATATAACGATAACCGCTTAACCGGTTTTGGCGCCAACGCCTACTTTGTGGGCGCACAACTGTCATGGGATGTGTTTAAAGGCAACAAAACCAAAAATACCATCGCCACGCAAAAACTGGAACGCGATAAACTAAGCGAACAACTGGCACAACAAAAAGACCAGGGCCAGCTGGAACTTAATAAAGCCTACCGCGACCAGTCAGACGCTCAATTTGAGATCAGGCAGGATAAAGCCGCTGTTGAACAGGCCGCCGAAGCCTTAAGGATTTTACAAAACCGCTACCAGCAGGGTTTGGTAAACACCACCGACATACTGATGGCGCAAACACAACTATCGCAGCAAAAATTCGCACTGGCGCAGGCACAGTTCAGCCTGAATCTTACCCGCGCATACATACAATTATTAACCACTTCAACCACAAAATAA
- the efp gene encoding elongation factor P, whose product MAKASELKNGNFIRFNGELLQVEEFLHRTPGNLRAFYQARMRNVKSGKLVEYRFRTDEEVTIARVETSDYQYLYDDGSSLVVMDNVTYDQHNIPKALFGPAVKFLKEGMNVIVAFESDEPIMGQVPGSAELEVTYTEPAVKGDTSSGAMKNATLETGAEIKVPLFINIGDRIKVDTSTGAYVERAKG is encoded by the coding sequence ATGGCTAAGGCATCCGAATTAAAAAATGGCAACTTTATCCGGTTTAACGGCGAGTTGTTACAGGTTGAAGAATTTTTACACCGCACTCCCGGCAATTTGCGCGCATTTTACCAGGCGCGCATGCGTAACGTTAAAAGCGGCAAACTGGTTGAATACCGTTTCCGTACGGATGAAGAGGTAACGATCGCCCGGGTTGAAACCAGCGACTACCAATACTTATATGACGACGGCTCCTCGCTGGTAGTAATGGACAATGTTACCTATGATCAGCACAATATCCCCAAAGCATTATTTGGCCCGGCGGTAAAGTTCCTGAAAGAAGGAATGAACGTGATAGTAGCCTTTGAAAGCGATGAACCGATAATGGGCCAGGTGCCGGGTTCTGCTGAACTGGAAGTAACGTACACTGAACCTGCCGTTAAAGGCGATACCAGCAGTGGTGCAATGAAAAATGCTACCCTTGAAACAGGCGCCGAAATAAAAGTTCCCTTATTTATCAATATCGGCGACAGGATTAAGGTTGATACTTCCACTGGCGCTTATGTTGAACGCGCTAAGGGATAA
- a CDS encoding pyridoxal phosphate-dependent aminotransferase, translating into MSVSVLAQNLHGSEIIKIAGEINELKRQGQNIANLTIGDFDSNIYPIPEDLKLGIVDAYEHRHTNYPPADGMLSLRESVSAFLKSRFNFDYAPNQILITGGSRPLIYSIFMAIVDPGDKVVFPAPSWNNNHYCDLTRAEAVIIQTTPENNFMPTAEELRPFIKGATMLALCSPLNPTGTMFSKKDLEEICDLVIAENKTRQPGEKPLYILYDQIYSQLTFGQHRHYDPVSLRPELKDVTIFVDGASKCFASTGVRVGWGFGPAHVVNHMKSIVGHMGAWAPKAEQVAMANFLKDDNAVNTYLSALKIDIQKSLTALYEGFQN; encoded by the coding sequence ATGAGCGTATCTGTATTGGCCCAAAATCTGCATGGGTCCGAAATAATAAAAATTGCAGGAGAGATAAATGAATTGAAGCGCCAGGGCCAAAATATTGCCAATTTAACCATCGGCGATTTTGACTCCAATATTTACCCTATTCCGGAAGACCTGAAGCTGGGTATCGTTGATGCATATGAACATCGCCACACCAATTATCCGCCTGCAGACGGTATGCTCAGCCTGCGCGAAAGTGTATCGGCTTTTTTAAAGAGCCGGTTTAATTTTGATTATGCCCCAAACCAGATCCTTATCACCGGTGGATCAAGGCCATTGATCTATTCGATATTTATGGCAATTGTTGATCCCGGCGATAAAGTGGTTTTCCCGGCGCCATCATGGAACAATAATCATTATTGCGATCTAACACGAGCCGAAGCGGTCATCATTCAGACCACGCCCGAAAATAATTTTATGCCTACGGCAGAGGAGTTGCGCCCGTTTATTAAGGGTGCTACGATGCTGGCACTGTGCTCGCCGCTTAACCCGACAGGTACCATGTTCAGCAAAAAGGACCTGGAGGAAATTTGCGACCTGGTAATTGCCGAAAACAAAACCCGCCAACCCGGCGAGAAACCGCTGTATATTTTGTACGACCAGATCTACTCGCAGCTTACCTTTGGCCAGCACCGCCATTATGACCCGGTAAGCCTGCGCCCTGAACTGAAGGACGTAACCATCTTTGTTGACGGCGCCTCGAAATGCTTTGCTTCAACAGGTGTGCGTGTGGGCTGGGGCTTCGGCCCGGCGCATGTGGTTAACCACATGAAATCCATCGTAGGGCACATGGGCGCCTGGGCGCCAAAAGCAGAGCAGGTTGCCATGGCTAACTTTTTAAAAGACGATAACGCGGTAAACACCTATCTATCCGCTTTAAAAATTGACATACAAAAAAGTTTAACCGCGCTTTATGAAGGCTTTCAAAACTAA
- a CDS encoding DUF3078 domain-containing protein, protein MLKTVSGVFFLLLFGFIISAKAQNTDSLKSDTNQLNRYRVDPGHNALPNILRPIKIQPSQLPVNLLDYKINYWHKSLIFGLNFSQSSFTNNYSAGGISAIALGSNLDFKTEYNKKPFDFASETNLVYGVSKNKGQGSRKTNDRIFFDNKVATQLSKKWFFFGSLTFESQFSAGYNYTNPDGSNAQNPYLISDFMSPGYLTESLGFEYKPVKYFDLRLGTGTARQTFVLDTTIYHNQAGNYGVPIDHTVYNELAVQVVAQLDKDLSKNVHINARYAVFIPYIQPLAYTSHRLDATLTAKVTRLIAMTVNTTVLYDKNTSTAIQGTEGLALGMLYKFP, encoded by the coding sequence ATGCTAAAAACCGTTTCCGGGGTTTTCTTCCTGTTGTTATTTGGCTTTATTATATCTGCAAAGGCCCAAAATACCGACTCCCTTAAATCAGATACCAATCAACTCAATAGATACCGTGTTGACCCGGGCCATAACGCGCTGCCTAATATATTAAGGCCGATTAAGATACAGCCCAGCCAGTTGCCTGTTAATTTGCTTGATTACAAAATAAATTATTGGCATAAATCCCTGATCTTCGGGCTTAATTTCAGCCAGTCATCATTCACTAATAATTATAGTGCCGGTGGTATAAGCGCCATCGCATTAGGGTCGAATTTAGATTTTAAAACGGAATATAATAAAAAGCCTTTTGACTTTGCATCCGAAACAAATTTGGTTTACGGTGTTTCCAAAAATAAAGGACAGGGCTCGCGGAAAACAAACGACCGCATATTTTTCGATAACAAGGTGGCAACCCAACTATCCAAAAAATGGTTCTTTTTTGGATCGCTAACCTTTGAATCGCAGTTCTCGGCCGGGTATAACTACACCAATCCCGATGGTTCAAATGCGCAAAACCCATACCTGATATCAGATTTTATGTCGCCGGGATACCTGACAGAATCATTAGGGTTTGAATACAAGCCGGTGAAATATTTCGATCTAAGGCTGGGTACCGGTACCGCAAGGCAAACTTTTGTGCTGGATACCACCATTTACCATAACCAGGCAGGTAATTACGGTGTGCCGATAGACCATACAGTTTACAATGAATTGGCGGTACAGGTAGTAGCGCAGCTGGATAAAGACCTTTCGAAAAACGTCCATATCAATGCCAGGTACGCTGTATTTATTCCATACATCCAGCCACTGGCCTATACCAGCCACAGGCTTGATGCAACGTTAACCGCAAAAGTAACCCGCCTGATAGCGATGACGGTGAATACGACCGTCCTATACGATAAAAACACCTCCACTGCAATCCAGGGAACAGAAGGGCTGGCGCTGGGTATGCTTTATAAATTTCCGTAA
- a CDS encoding rhomboid family intramembrane serine protease, whose product MTNILLQAEDSGMMQLIMTAPVASFIFAITIATSLWAFYNETLYSNMILHPASVSKGYRVYTVITSGLIHNDWMHLFFNMLSYYFFAFQLEPVLGHWQFGLLYTLSLILSDLPTVYKHRNDDWYHSLGASGAVSAVIFSYIMYNPMGSMYIIPFPFPIYSIVFGALYLVYCNYASKRAQDNVNHDAHMFGALSGLLLTIILHPHTAHDFLMQVSEKVQSWIH is encoded by the coding sequence ATGACCAATATCCTATTGCAGGCCGAAGATTCCGGCATGATGCAGCTTATCATGACTGCGCCGGTGGCCTCGTTCATATTTGCAATCACCATAGCTACCTCTCTATGGGCTTTTTATAATGAAACCCTTTATAGTAACATGATACTGCACCCGGCCAGTGTTTCAAAAGGCTACCGGGTTTATACCGTAATTACCAGTGGTCTTATTCATAATGACTGGATGCACCTGTTCTTTAACATGCTTTCCTATTATTTTTTTGCGTTTCAACTGGAACCTGTTTTAGGCCATTGGCAATTTGGTTTGCTTTATACGCTCAGTTTAATTTTAAGCGACCTGCCAACGGTTTACAAACATAGGAACGATGATTGGTACCATAGCCTGGGCGCTTCGGGTGCTGTTAGTGCGGTAATATTCAGCTATATTATGTACAATCCTATGGGGTCCATGTACATCATTCCGTTCCCTTTTCCAATTTATTCAATCGTTTTCGGGGCGTTGTACCTGGTATATTGTAATTACGCTTCAAAACGTGCACAGGACAATGTTAACCACGATGCACATATGTTTGGCGCGTTAAGCGGGCTGTTGCTTACTATCATTCTGCATCCGCACACCGCGCATGATTTTTTGATGCAAGTCAGCGAGAAAGTTCAATCGTGGATCCATTGA